In one window of Candidatus Scalindua sp. DNA:
- a CDS encoding universal stress protein has translation MDKLLLILSTTRRSNKCIKEAIDIASKSNIPLIILFVVDEEIPQKILEKMTEDGWIGGKPTESLFNAVLEEYSAQGKEKVAEIEEMARSRGVQFESIIRKGKFLDEALAVVNAENVKLILVTRRKRLSVSRFFFGSAVAELRKRVSCEVRIIDE, from the coding sequence GTGGATAAATTACTATTAATACTTTCGACGACACGAAGATCAAACAAGTGTATTAAAGAAGCAATTGATATTGCGAGTAAGAGCAACATTCCATTAATTATACTCTTTGTTGTTGATGAAGAGATTCCCCAGAAGATACTAGAAAAAATGACTGAAGATGGTTGGATTGGTGGAAAACCAACAGAGAGTCTCTTTAATGCAGTGTTGGAAGAATATTCCGCTCAGGGTAAGGAAAAAGTTGCAGAGATTGAAGAGATGGCAAGGAGCAGGGGCGTTCAATTTGAGTCCATTATTAGAAAAGGTAAATTCTTAGATGAAGCCCTCGCGGTCGTTAATGCGGAAAATGTGAAATTAATCTTAGTAACGAGAAGGAAGAGGCTCAGTGTGTCGAGGTTTTTTTTTGGATCTGCTGTAGCTGAACTTCGCAAAAGGGTTAGCTGCGAAGTGAGAATAATAGACGAATAG